The Calditrichota bacterium genome contains a region encoding:
- the lpxK gene encoding tetraacyldisaccharide 4'-kinase — protein sequence MFATKWPAALLLPFSLLYLFVTWLRNFLYEAGVLRQWKLPCAVIAVGNLTVGGTGKTPMVELIARTLRDRGKRVCVISRGYKRRRRGLVVVSDGHQTLAGLEHSGDEPLMLAKKLQGVPVIVDRDRVRAGRLAIERFGAQVLVLDDAFQHRRLRPDISVVLVDAMRGFGNGWLLPAGPLREPASRLAAATVVVLTRAEGPRTDVPIVAKVRKYTRAPLLTARHVPVDLVGADGTTRELRAL from the coding sequence ATGTTCGCCACTAAGTGGCCGGCGGCCCTGCTCTTGCCGTTTAGCCTCTTGTACCTTTTCGTGACTTGGCTGCGCAACTTCCTCTACGAGGCCGGAGTGTTGCGCCAGTGGAAACTTCCGTGCGCCGTCATTGCCGTGGGCAACCTCACCGTCGGTGGCACCGGCAAGACCCCTATGGTCGAGCTCATTGCCCGCACGCTCCGCGACAGGGGCAAGCGGGTGTGCGTGATCAGCCGCGGCTACAAGCGCCGCCGCCGTGGCTTGGTGGTCGTCTCCGATGGCCACCAGACTTTAGCCGGGCTCGAACACAGCGGCGATGAGCCTCTCATGTTGGCCAAGAAACTCCAGGGTGTCCCGGTGATTGTGGACCGCGATCGCGTACGCGCTGGCCGCCTGGCCATTGAGCGCTTTGGCGCACAAGTGCTGGTGCTGGACGACGCCTTTCAACACCGGCGGCTGCGCCCTGACATCTCTGTCGTTCTTGTCGATGCCATGCGCGGCTTTGGCAATGGCTGGCTCCTGCCTGCCGGTCCTCTGCGCGAACCCGCCTCGCGGTTGGCAGCGGCGACTGTGGTCGTCCTGACTCGGGCGGAGGGCCCCCGTACCGATGTACCTATTGTGGCCAAGGTCCGCAAGTACACCCGCGCCCCCCTTCTGACGGCACGGCATGTGCCCGTGGACCTCGTCGGCGCCGACGGCACGACACGCGAGTTGCGTGCCCTG